A genomic segment from Streptomyces sp. NBC_00237 encodes:
- a CDS encoding Lrp/AsnC family transcriptional regulator — MVSRSAEPRPGSGSSPAIDAVSLAIIEQLQEDGRRPYAAIGKAVGLSEAAVRQRVQKLLDQGVMQIVAVTDPLTVGFRRQAMVGINVEGDLDPVADALTGMAEVEYVVVTAGSFDLLAEIVCEDDDHLLEMINKRIRTLPGVRSTESFVYLKLKKQTYMWGTR; from the coding sequence GTGGTCAGTCGTAGCGCAGAACCCAGGCCCGGCAGCGGAAGCTCCCCGGCGATCGACGCCGTCTCTCTGGCGATCATCGAGCAGCTCCAGGAGGACGGCCGTCGTCCGTACGCCGCCATAGGCAAGGCGGTCGGTCTCTCCGAGGCCGCCGTGCGCCAGCGCGTACAGAAGCTGCTCGACCAGGGCGTCATGCAGATCGTCGCCGTCACAGACCCGCTCACCGTGGGCTTCCGTCGGCAGGCGATGGTCGGCATCAACGTGGAGGGCGACCTCGATCCGGTCGCGGACGCGCTCACCGGCATGGCGGAGGTCGAGTACGTCGTCGTGACGGCGGGCTCCTTCGACCTCCTCGCCGAGATCGTGTGCGAGGACGACGACCACCTCCTGGAGATGATCAACAAACGCATCCGGACCCTCCCCGGAGTGCGCTCCACCGAGAGCTTCGTCTACCTCAAGCTCAAGAAGCAGACCTACATGTGGGGAACCCGATAG